From Hydractinia symbiolongicarpus strain clone_291-10 chromosome 12, HSymV2.1, whole genome shotgun sequence, one genomic window encodes:
- the LOC130622437 gene encoding uncharacterized protein LOC130622437 produces the protein MSFLQAVCEGDIEFIREYIDIGKDVYVKDPFGNTALHLSISPVISQLLLKSGVDPNAQNDKLQTPLHSWPFIVGKRDLFFSNDKDLVDMLKILLEAGASPNIQDIYEYSSLHVFFLYGTQLGKPPAILSEVLQMLLDHGAEVNIPDYEGRTPLHHAVKEQTIFVQMLLKAGSMCNVRDNCGTTPQQHLLYSEQYDIINLLLDYEANPSIPDRDGRTILCNAASVGNYSLIEAILRKDKTCINTSDQNGVTPLHTAAAYKRVDVVELLLAYEADPNTKDIFNSTPLHYASYGGTPEIVSLLIEAGADENARDDSGELPEQHAMVRHFYHTAKRFGTGCFKSALNIPEDASVEVEDEIFLKNSPIDDIFNVILPQSKILNDAFDTGIFPSDFIPYMKAVANNNMESYLKNVHTIPGIGSIPFSKEVKKMKEAVECFIIKWVSIIAEIDVRFQGTLLPSGSSYENAKVEDPCEYDFMIILDRFQHHFHPVILDSSTFNDITMMENTSSSHQYELQSFCVDGELKSGKVLSAFVITARRALSQMRYESGCSQLYVENLTEHTYIDDTFINPNTVTCNIKLQWTGLKDKQLTISVDLVPALFIKEWPNVIALNQSALITDKIKSNGCHLVCKEGKWRLSFSLAEQAIFRSLTQEENKVYTGSKIILFAGASAMITIYDDSDLFSEKKEESQEGSVTSLDDVVNDIEDSITDTLLEPPPNVTQIESIPAENKAHGAEVDDTCVAINQGKEGFTCPKVLTEDNIFDCFIEDDDTASSSTSSEIKTVTFQPKHMIGTYLLKMTFFHVLEESRSSSREHNVTCKDIFSKLKKFAKEDKMLPYYFVPKHDMLSSIKGVDKMKTELSISLINYIFDSIP, from the coding sequence ATGTCGTTTCTACAGGCTGTGTGTGAAGGTGATATTGAATTTATCAGAGAATACATTGACATTGGAAAAGACGTGTATGTAAAGGATCCGTTTGGAAATACTGCGTTGCATTTATCAATCAGTCCTGTAATTTCTCAACTATTACTGAAATCAGGTGTTGATCCAAATGCACAAAACGACAAATTGCAGACTCCGTTACATTCCTGGCCATTTATAGTAGGAAAACGCGACCTCTTTTTTTCTAACGACAAAGATCTTGTGGATATGTTGAAAATTCTTCTCGAAGCTGGTGCTTCACCGAACATCCAAGACATATATGAATATTCTTCtcttcatgttttttttctttatgggaCTCAGTTGGGAAAACCTCCTGCAATACTATCGGAGGTTTTACAGATGTTGCTGGATCATGGAGCGGAGGTAAACATTCCCGATTACGAGGGTAGAACTCCATTACATCACGCTGTTAAAGAACAAACTATTTTTGTGCAAATGCTGTTAAAGGCAGGATCAATGTGTAACGTGCGTGACAATTGTGGAACAACTCCTCAGCAACATTTACTATACTCTGAACAATATGACATCATCAATCTGCTACTAGATTACGAAGCAAACCCGAGTATCCCTGATAGAGATGGCAGAACAATTCTTTGTAACGCGGCATCAGTCGGAAATTATAGTCTTATCGAAGCAATATTACGCAAAGATAAAACATGTATTAACACATCAGATCAAAATGGTGTGACACCACTGCATACTGCCGCGGCTTACAAGAGGGTAGATGTTGTTGAACTTTTACTCGCTTACGAAGCAGACCCTAACACAAAAGATATCTTCAATTCGACACCTTTACATTACGCATCGTACGGAGGTACACCTGAAATTGTGTCTTTATTGATCGAAGCAGGCGCTGATGAAAATGCAAGAGATGACTCAGGAGAACTACCAGAACAGCATGCTATGGTACGACATTTTTACCATACAGCTAAGAGGTTTGGAACGGGTTGTTTTAAATCGGCTTTAAACATACCAGAGGACGCTTCGGTGGAAGTTGAAGATGaaatatttctaaagaattcACCAATCGATGATATTTTCAATGTTATATTACCGCAATCTAAGATTTTAAACGATGCTTTTGACACAGGAATATTTCCGTCTGACTTTATTCCATACATGAAAGCAGTTGCAAATAATAACATGGAGTCGTATTTGAAGAATGTGCATACTATCCCTGGAATAGGTAGCATTCCATTCAGTAAGGAAGTAAAGAAAATGAAAGAAGCTGTGGAATGTTTTATCATAAAGTGGGTTAGTATTATTGCAGAAATAGATGTTAGGTTTCAAGGTACATTACTTCCGTCAGGTAGCAGTTACGAAAATGCTAAAGTTGAGGACCCTTGCGAATACGACTTCATGATAATTCTCGATAGATTCCAACATCATTTCCACCCCGTTATATTAGATTCATCAACTTTTAATGACATCACAATGATGGAAAATACAAGTTCTTCCCACCAATATGAATTACAAAGCTTCTGTGTCGACGGAGAATTAAAGAGCGGGAAAGTTTTGTCAGCATTTGTAATCACAGCTCGAAGGGCGTTATCACAAATGAGATATGAATCAGGTTGCTCTCAATTGTACGTGGAAAATCTCACAGAGCACACATATATAGATGATACATTCATTAACCCAAATACAGTCACATGCAACATCAAACTTCAGTGGACAGGTCTGAAAGACAAGCAACTAACTATATCTGTCGATTTAGTACCAGCTTTGTTTATTAAAGAATGGCCAAACGTTATTGCTCTAAACCAAAGTGCCCTTATCACAgataaaatcaaatcaaatggcTGTCATCTCGTCTGTAAAGAAGGAAAATGGAGATTATCTTTTTCCTTGGCAGAGCAGGCTATTTTCAGAAGTTTAACTCAGGAAGAGAATAAGGTGTATACTGGATCTAAAATAATACTTTTCGCTGGAGCGTCTGCAATGATAACTATTTACGATGACTCGGATCTATTTTCGGAGAAAAAGGAGGAAAGTCAAGAAGGATCAGTTACAAGTTTAGACGATGTTGTAAACGACATTGAAGATAGCATTACTGATACCCTACTAGAACCTCCTCCAAATGTCACTCAAATTGAATCTATTCCCGCCGAAAATAAAGCACATGGTGCCGAAGTAGATGACACATGCGTTGCTATTAACCAAGGAAAAGAGGGCTTTACTTGTCCGAAAGTATTGACAGAGGACAATATTTTTGACTGTTTTATCGAAGATGATGACACTGCAAGCAGTTCTACTTCTTCGGAAATCAAAACTGTTACATTTCAACCAAAACATATGATTGGTACCTATTTATTAAAGATGACCTTCTTTCATGTTCTAGAAGAGAGTCGAAGTTCATCAAGGGAACACAACGTCACGTGCAAAGATATCTTTTCAAAATTGAAGAAGTTCGCAAAAGAAGACAAAATGCTTCCTTACTACTTTGTTCCAAAACATGATATGCTATCGTCCATCAAAGGGGTGGATAAAATGAAAACTGAACTTAGTATTTCCTTGATAAACTATATTTTTGATAGTATTCCGTAA